The Novipirellula artificiosorum genome contains a region encoding:
- a CDS encoding type 1 glutamine amidotransferase, with protein sequence MATTAKPKRPTRILAIQHDAADPPGAVSEVARELGCPMEVLRMDRGDAIPAQSDADVLMSFGGGISLTDPDFVRPEWVETEQSLMRWFVQSGRKVLGICQGAQVLALSLGAEVRRNRGPEVGWHPVRRVGRQTGAASVLPDQFTALHWHRDTFDLPHGATRLFASDATENQGFAVGDRVFGFQFHLEATPRTIEIFLAVSPLCRSPSLFVQSEQQITEGAAVHLPTQRAWLVQFLAHFLSDQDKPSAPK encoded by the coding sequence TTGGCGACGACCGCTAAGCCAAAGAGGCCGACGCGAATCTTGGCGATTCAGCACGATGCAGCCGACCCCCCCGGTGCGGTGTCCGAGGTCGCCCGGGAACTTGGCTGTCCGATGGAGGTGCTGCGGATGGACCGTGGTGACGCGATCCCTGCGCAAAGTGACGCCGATGTGTTGATGTCCTTCGGCGGAGGCATTAGCTTGACCGATCCCGATTTCGTCCGCCCCGAATGGGTCGAAACGGAGCAGTCGCTGATGCGATGGTTTGTCCAAAGCGGCCGAAAGGTGCTTGGAATTTGCCAAGGGGCTCAGGTATTGGCCCTTTCGCTCGGAGCCGAAGTGCGGCGCAATCGCGGCCCCGAAGTGGGCTGGCATCCGGTTCGCCGTGTCGGCCGGCAAACGGGGGCCGCCAGCGTGTTGCCGGATCAATTCACTGCCTTGCATTGGCACCGTGATACGTTCGATCTTCCCCACGGTGCCACCCGGTTGTTTGCATCGGACGCCACAGAAAACCAAGGTTTTGCGGTCGGCGACCGTGTCTTCGGTTTTCAATTTCATTTGGAGGCGACTCCGCGGACGATCGAGATTTTCCTGGCCGTCTCGCCACTTTGCCGATCGCCATCGCTGTTTGTGCAATCCGAGCAGCAAATCACCGAGGGCGCTGCGGTGCATTTGCCGACGCAGCGAGCTTGGTTGGTTCAGTTTCTTGCGCATTTTTTGTCGGATCAAGACAAACCGTCCGCTCCGAAGTAA
- the miaA gene encoding tRNA (adenosine(37)-N6)-dimethylallyltransferase MiaA, which produces MDDAIRTFAPLVDRVIVITGPTASGKSSIGMELASQIGGEILSLDSIAVYRQMDIGTAKPSAADRSRVPHHLIDLVDPNESFSVACYLKAAHAVVDRLQQQGKPAIFVGGTPMFLKGVLRGFDPGPPADETFRSAVEQDLAKHGVEALRQRLLQVDPLAAHRIGPRDARRMIRALEVAHHTGKPLSHRQVQFDQSTDASSCNVFWMRWDRKTLHQRINRRVDQMFEEGLVDEVNGLLQSNRALSKTAAQAVGYRELIECCEHQRSGVPETEFKQAREDIATHTRQLAKRQETWFRSFTELRPIQLTEPVDPVAVARTIADSLV; this is translated from the coding sequence ATGGACGACGCAATCCGCACATTCGCGCCTTTGGTGGACCGCGTCATTGTAATCACGGGGCCCACGGCATCCGGTAAGAGCTCGATTGGAATGGAGTTGGCATCGCAAATCGGAGGTGAGATCCTGTCACTCGATTCGATCGCGGTCTACCGACAGATGGATATCGGAACCGCGAAGCCGTCGGCGGCCGATCGATCGCGAGTCCCACACCACTTGATCGATCTGGTCGACCCAAACGAATCCTTTAGCGTCGCTTGTTACTTAAAAGCGGCTCACGCGGTGGTCGATCGGCTCCAACAACAGGGCAAACCGGCGATTTTTGTCGGCGGGACGCCGATGTTCTTGAAAGGCGTCTTGCGAGGTTTCGATCCGGGGCCGCCTGCCGATGAGACGTTTCGTAGTGCGGTCGAACAAGACTTAGCAAAACATGGCGTCGAAGCGCTCCGCCAACGCCTGCTGCAAGTCGACCCGCTTGCCGCCCATCGCATCGGACCACGTGATGCGCGGCGGATGATCCGCGCTTTGGAAGTCGCTCACCACACGGGCAAGCCGCTGAGCCATCGCCAAGTCCAATTTGACCAATCAACAGACGCGTCCAGTTGCAACGTGTTTTGGATGCGATGGGATCGCAAGACGTTGCACCAGCGGATCAATCGGCGGGTTGATCAGATGTTTGAAGAGGGTTTGGTGGACGAAGTCAATGGATTGCTGCAGAGCAACCGCGCCCTTTCGAAAACCGCGGCGCAGGCGGTCGGGTATCGTGAGTTGATCGAATGCTGCGAACATCAACGTAGTGGTGTGCCAGAGACGGAGTTCAAACAGGCGAGGGAGGACATCGCCACCCACACTCGGCAACTCGCCAAACGCCAGGAGACCTGGTTTCGCTCGTTCACAGAGTTGCGACCGATCCAACTAACCGAACCGGTCGATCCCGTAGCCGTCGCACGGACCATCGCGGATTCGCTCGTTTAA
- a CDS encoding PQQ-like beta-propeller repeat protein gives MFVRRFFCLALIVIAVPSFAEHVAWPEFRGPTGDGKVAEAHLPIAIDKTVVQWQTPIHGKGWSSPVVWEDQIWLTTATEDGKRMSVVCVDRHSGKILHDRVLIENEDPSFCHPMNSYATPTPAIEAGRVYVHFGRYLTACLDTKDASLIWQRRGFQCDHYRGPASSPILHDGKLFVAYDGVDVQYVVAFDKQTGQTVWQTQRDIDYGTDVGDQMKAYGTAEVIQVEGRDMLVYPSAVATIAYDPANGDAIWTVYHGGMNASARPLYAGGLVLITNGSGGMVAVKPDGLGDITGSGVVWTSKQSVPKKASPIVLEDLVFMVSDEGILTCRDLATGKVIWKERLTGTYAASPLFADGRIYFFGIEGDILTLDPGETYKPLAQTKLGDGFMASPAVVEDQMILRSKSMLYSIESPNR, from the coding sequence ATGTTTGTTCGTCGATTCTTCTGCCTGGCGCTGATCGTGATTGCGGTGCCTTCCTTTGCAGAGCACGTCGCGTGGCCTGAATTCCGCGGACCTACTGGGGATGGCAAAGTCGCCGAGGCTCACTTACCGATTGCGATTGACAAAACGGTTGTCCAGTGGCAGACGCCGATTCATGGAAAAGGATGGTCCTCGCCGGTGGTTTGGGAGGATCAAATTTGGCTCACGACGGCAACCGAAGACGGCAAGAGGATGTCCGTCGTTTGTGTGGACCGCCACAGCGGGAAGATCCTTCACGATCGCGTCTTGATCGAAAACGAAGATCCATCGTTTTGCCATCCGATGAATAGCTACGCGACGCCAACGCCCGCGATTGAAGCCGGTCGCGTTTATGTCCATTTTGGTCGTTATTTAACAGCCTGTCTGGACACAAAGGACGCCAGTTTGATTTGGCAGCGACGCGGTTTCCAATGTGATCATTATCGCGGGCCTGCTTCGTCACCGATTCTGCATGACGGTAAACTTTTCGTTGCCTACGATGGCGTCGATGTCCAGTACGTTGTCGCGTTTGACAAGCAAACGGGCCAAACCGTTTGGCAAACCCAACGTGACATTGACTATGGAACGGACGTGGGTGATCAGATGAAAGCGTATGGAACTGCCGAAGTGATTCAAGTCGAGGGTCGCGACATGCTGGTCTACCCGAGTGCGGTGGCAACGATTGCCTATGATCCGGCCAACGGGGATGCGATTTGGACGGTCTACCACGGTGGGATGAACGCTTCGGCGCGGCCCCTCTACGCGGGTGGGCTCGTTTTGATCACCAATGGATCGGGCGGAATGGTCGCCGTGAAACCCGATGGATTGGGTGACATCACGGGGTCGGGCGTTGTCTGGACGAGCAAGCAAAGCGTTCCCAAAAAGGCATCGCCGATTGTCTTGGAAGATCTTGTCTTCATGGTCAGCGACGAAGGGATCCTGACCTGTCGCGACTTAGCAACGGGTAAGGTGATTTGGAAAGAGCGACTCACAGGAACCTATGCGGCATCGCCTCTGTTTGCAGACGGTCGGATTTATTTCTTCGGCATCGAGGGTGATATTCTGACACTCGATCCGGGAGAAACGTACAAGCCACTTGCCCAAACCAAGCTTGGCGACGGTTTTATGGCATCGCCAGCGGTGGTGGAAGACCAGATGATTCTGCGCAGCAAATCCATGCTGTACTCGATCGAGTCCCCGAATCGCTAA
- a CDS encoding exonuclease/endonuclease/phosphatase family protein, with the protein MSESDHGNPNRGNPIQVAAVVLLLVGGGWYFSRHYQIHGLDGVTVTPKSLGDSSIELADFSDGSGFFSDPSSFSASPQSPEDDNPFTLAKQSMTTVSTASPSNLGVSPSVRPSKRLPNLRIASWALDGFGPTKLANPVSRTNIVRMVHQFDIVALQQIAAIERDLIPRLVDEINQSGRRYDYVAGDLSGPTGRQEQLAILFDTTRVRVDRSQVYTVADPQNEMSFDPLVAWFQTAQLPADQAWTFSLVNIRVDLGNAPTEVALLPAIAKGIRSDGRGEDDVVLAGLFQADDAYLVPTIAGDQVQAAVRSVPTDIFGRYQTSNIVIDTTTCSEYVGRGGVIDFLRVYNLSLAEAEVVTSHLPVFAEFTASEGGQR; encoded by the coding sequence ATGTCCGAATCCGATCACGGCAATCCGAACCGAGGCAATCCGATCCAGGTCGCTGCGGTCGTGCTATTGCTAGTGGGCGGAGGCTGGTATTTTTCGCGGCACTACCAGATTCACGGGCTCGATGGCGTCACGGTCACGCCCAAAAGCCTAGGTGATTCCTCAATCGAACTCGCTGATTTTTCCGATGGTTCCGGTTTTTTTAGTGATCCCAGCTCCTTTTCCGCCTCACCGCAAAGTCCCGAGGACGACAATCCGTTCACCCTGGCCAAACAGTCGATGACGACCGTTTCGACGGCAAGCCCGTCCAATTTAGGGGTTTCACCGAGCGTCCGACCAAGCAAACGACTGCCCAATTTGCGGATCGCGTCTTGGGCGCTCGACGGTTTTGGACCGACAAAACTGGCGAATCCCGTCTCGCGAACAAATATCGTTCGCATGGTGCATCAATTTGATATCGTGGCATTGCAGCAAATTGCGGCAATCGAGCGTGACCTGATTCCACGCTTGGTTGACGAAATCAATCAATCGGGGCGACGCTACGATTATGTCGCCGGCGATCTCAGTGGACCCACCGGACGACAGGAACAACTCGCGATCCTGTTCGATACCACTCGAGTCCGTGTTGACCGATCTCAGGTCTACACCGTCGCGGATCCGCAGAACGAAATGAGTTTCGATCCGCTGGTGGCTTGGTTTCAAACCGCGCAGTTGCCAGCTGACCAAGCATGGACCTTCTCGCTCGTGAACATCCGCGTCGACTTGGGGAATGCTCCCACCGAGGTGGCTCTATTGCCCGCGATTGCAAAGGGCATCCGCAGCGACGGGCGTGGTGAAGACGATGTGGTTCTGGCTGGGCTTTTCCAAGCGGACGATGCTTACCTGGTTCCCACGATTGCAGGGGACCAAGTGCAAGCCGCCGTCCGCAGCGTCCCAACCGATATCTTCGGCAGGTACCAAACCAGCAACATCGTGATCGATACGACCACGTGCAGCGAGTATGTTGGACGCGGCGGTGTCATCGACTTCTTACGGGTCTACAATTTGAGCTTGGCAGAGGCCGAAGTCGTCACCAGCCATTTGCCAGTCTTTGCGGAGTTCACCGCCAGTGAAGGTGGTCAGCGATAG
- a CDS encoding bifunctional acetate--CoA ligase family protein/GNAT family N-acetyltransferase — protein MPIRNLDKIFSAKSVAILGASQRKLSVGNTVIKNLLGGGYSGQIYPINPRFDQIEGVACHASVADLPSPADLAVICTAAGSVPDVVGRCGEAGIRGLVILSAGFREVGSRGIELEQEILRVKKRYEGMRIIGPNCLGIMSPHSGLNASFASDSPLKGRVAFISQSGALCTAVLDWALEEQIGFSHFVSVGNMLDVGIADLIDYFSMDRWTDSIILYVESITNARQFMSASRAFTRSKPIIAYKAGRFAESALAASSHTGAMMGVDSVYEAAFSRAGIVRVQEMDSLFDCAGLLARQKQPKGPRLAIVTNAGGPGVMATDALLQRQGTLATLSELTMQELNQSLPAAWSHGNPVDILGDAPPQRFGDAVQQVLADKNVDGVLVVLSPQAMTDPTESAKQVIQVAKRSHKPVLTAWMGGARVRAGIDCLNLAGVPSYATPEKAVSAFMYLVQYARNREYLYETPRSIPIRFDIDRDRVQSDFVNLQSEGQQSDGKRTLSEVASKSLLEAYQIPTTKTFVAGSKEDAVDLAEQVGYPVVMKIHSPEITHKSDVGGVMLNLANREEVIEAFGTITTRAKRKCPEARINGVTIQKMYAKPYGRELIVGAKRDPVFGSVLMVGAGGTMAELLQDNAFELPPLSETLARRMLQSLRAWPMLQEFRGKPPVDLDRLVNMLMRISYLVANHPEIAEIDINPLFVTPDDAIALDARIFLDTTPAVTPATAYSHLAIRPYPSEFMKDITLEDGTRMRLRPIKPEDEPLWCNLVASCSPETIQMRFRYMFKATTHEMATRFCFTDYDREIAIVAEIEKEGEPTFVGVGRLIADVDHREAEYAVLVSDLWQGQGLGAILTDYCLDLCDRWNIHQVIAEMSPMNKRMIDIFVHRGFQLDRSVASDVVIAKKKLI, from the coding sequence ATGCCCATTCGCAATCTGGATAAGATTTTTTCCGCCAAGAGTGTGGCGATTCTTGGGGCAAGTCAGCGTAAATTGAGCGTCGGCAATACCGTCATCAAGAACTTGCTCGGGGGCGGTTACTCGGGGCAGATCTACCCGATCAATCCGCGATTCGATCAAATCGAAGGGGTTGCGTGTCACGCGTCGGTTGCGGACTTACCCTCACCCGCAGATTTAGCCGTTATCTGCACGGCTGCGGGTTCGGTCCCCGATGTCGTCGGCCGTTGCGGGGAAGCGGGAATTCGAGGATTGGTGATTCTGTCGGCCGGTTTCCGCGAAGTGGGCTCGCGAGGTATCGAATTGGAACAAGAGATCCTTCGTGTTAAGAAGCGATACGAAGGGATGCGAATCATCGGTCCGAATTGCTTGGGCATCATGTCACCCCATTCGGGGTTGAACGCCAGCTTTGCGAGTGATTCGCCGCTGAAAGGGCGTGTCGCGTTCATTTCCCAGTCGGGTGCCTTGTGCACCGCGGTGCTGGATTGGGCGTTGGAAGAGCAAATCGGTTTTTCGCATTTTGTTTCGGTCGGTAACATGCTCGACGTGGGGATTGCCGACTTGATCGACTATTTCTCGATGGACCGTTGGACCGATTCCATCATCCTTTACGTGGAATCGATCACCAACGCTCGGCAGTTCATGTCGGCATCCCGAGCGTTCACGCGTAGCAAACCGATCATCGCGTACAAAGCAGGAAGGTTTGCTGAATCCGCTCTCGCCGCATCGTCGCACACGGGCGCCATGATGGGTGTCGATAGCGTTTACGAAGCCGCATTCTCACGTGCCGGAATTGTTCGGGTGCAAGAGATGGACTCGTTGTTCGATTGCGCGGGACTGCTGGCGAGACAAAAACAGCCCAAAGGACCGCGATTGGCGATTGTGACCAACGCAGGTGGGCCCGGGGTGATGGCAACCGACGCACTGCTTCAACGTCAAGGCACTCTCGCCACCTTGTCCGAATTGACGATGCAGGAATTGAATCAAAGTTTGCCCGCTGCGTGGTCGCACGGTAATCCCGTTGATATTCTCGGTGATGCTCCGCCGCAACGATTTGGCGATGCAGTGCAGCAGGTCTTAGCTGACAAGAACGTCGATGGCGTCTTGGTGGTGCTGTCGCCCCAAGCGATGACCGACCCGACGGAATCCGCCAAACAAGTGATCCAAGTGGCCAAGCGATCCCACAAACCCGTGTTGACCGCTTGGATGGGGGGGGCTCGCGTCCGCGCGGGCATTGATTGCTTGAATCTCGCCGGTGTCCCGTCTTATGCCACCCCTGAAAAGGCTGTCTCGGCATTCATGTATTTGGTCCAATATGCGCGAAATCGCGAGTACCTTTACGAAACGCCCCGCTCGATCCCGATCCGCTTTGACATCGACCGCGATCGAGTGCAATCGGACTTTGTGAACCTACAAAGCGAGGGCCAACAAAGTGACGGCAAGCGCACCCTATCGGAAGTCGCTTCGAAATCATTGCTTGAAGCCTATCAGATCCCAACGACCAAGACCTTTGTTGCCGGCTCCAAAGAGGACGCGGTCGATCTGGCGGAACAAGTGGGCTATCCCGTTGTGATGAAGATCCACTCTCCTGAGATCACCCACAAAAGTGATGTTGGCGGTGTCATGCTGAATCTAGCCAATCGAGAGGAGGTGATCGAAGCCTTTGGCACGATCACCACGCGAGCGAAAAGGAAGTGTCCCGAGGCTCGAATCAACGGGGTCACGATCCAAAAGATGTACGCCAAACCCTATGGACGGGAACTAATCGTTGGTGCGAAACGGGATCCCGTCTTTGGAAGCGTCTTGATGGTGGGTGCAGGGGGGACGATGGCAGAACTCTTGCAAGACAACGCATTCGAACTTCCTCCACTTAGCGAGACGTTGGCCCGCCGAATGCTACAAAGCTTGCGTGCCTGGCCGATGTTGCAAGAGTTCCGTGGCAAACCTCCCGTTGACCTGGATCGGTTGGTCAACATGTTGATGCGAATCAGCTACTTGGTCGCAAACCATCCCGAGATCGCAGAAATCGATATCAATCCCCTGTTCGTCACCCCCGACGACGCCATCGCTCTTGATGCTCGAATTTTCCTGGACACGACTCCGGCCGTCACGCCTGCCACGGCTTACTCACACCTTGCGATTCGACCTTACCCCTCGGAGTTCATGAAGGACATCACTTTGGAGGATGGCACGAGGATGCGATTGCGCCCCATCAAGCCCGAAGACGAACCACTCTGGTGCAATTTGGTTGCCTCTTGTTCGCCCGAAACCATCCAAATGCGTTTTCGATACATGTTCAAAGCAACCACACACGAGATGGCAACGCGTTTTTGCTTTACCGACTATGATCGCGAAATTGCGATTGTGGCGGAAATTGAAAAGGAGGGCGAACCGACGTTTGTTGGCGTGGGGCGACTGATTGCCGATGTCGATCATCGTGAAGCTGAATATGCCGTTTTAGTTAGCGACCTATGGCAAGGCCAAGGCTTGGGCGCGATCTTGACCGACTACTGCCTCGACCTATGCGATCGTTGGAATATCCACCAAGTCATCGCCGAGATGTCACCGATGAACAAACGGATGATCGACATCTTTGTGCACCGCGGTTTTCAGCTAGATCGCTCCGTCGCTTCGGATGTTGTGATCGCAAAGAAGAAGCTGATTTAG
- a CDS encoding GNAT family N-acetyltransferase, which produces MGLTYFKRLRMELDLTASLPSDRSLPAGYELVPFHEDLVRDHATAKYRSFREELDANVFPCLARRDGCLRLMREISGRIGFVPEATWLIRYRSGGSSRSEPIGTIQGIVFDDWGAIQNVGIAPGHRCKGLGAILLMRAAKGFRSTGLTRMHLEVTTDNTAAVRLYERLGFRQAKVVYKAADVAGV; this is translated from the coding sequence ATGGGTTTAACCTATTTTAAACGACTTCGTATGGAACTCGATTTGACGGCGTCTCTGCCGAGCGACCGTTCGCTCCCAGCGGGTTACGAACTGGTTCCATTTCATGAAGACTTGGTGCGAGATCATGCAACGGCGAAGTATCGCAGCTTTCGTGAAGAACTTGATGCGAACGTGTTTCCCTGCTTGGCTCGTCGCGATGGTTGTCTTCGGCTGATGCGAGAGATCTCTGGACGGATCGGTTTTGTGCCCGAGGCGACGTGGTTGATTCGCTATCGCAGCGGCGGATCCAGCCGCAGCGAACCGATCGGCACGATTCAAGGAATTGTCTTTGATGATTGGGGGGCCATTCAGAATGTGGGCATCGCTCCGGGGCATCGCTGCAAAGGGCTCGGCGCGATTTTGCTGATGCGTGCTGCCAAAGGATTTCGATCAACCGGCTTAACGAGGATGCACTTGGAAGTCACGACCGACAACACCGCAGCCGTTCGTTTGTACGAGCGGTTGGGATTTCGGCAAGCTAAGGTGGTTTACAAAGCGGCAGACGTTGCTGGTGTCTAG
- a CDS encoding sulfatase family protein, with protein sequence MTKPALLAVSFGCLASLFAQAADPPNIVFIFTDDHCEQALSAYDPARVTTPNLDRIAADGMRFDRCYVTNSICGPSRAVIQTGKYSHLNGFRTNRGRFNGDQQTFPKLLKANGYQTAIVGKWHLGSTPQGYDYYDVLKGQGPYYNPPMITAGDDGNPVTRRHTGYTTEIITDKSLAWLKEKRDPNKPFMLMCQHKAPHRNWMPAPKYLNWLDDVTIPEPETLWDDYSGRTQSASRQAMTVKEHLTSNDLKLTGHSSMNPDQIKVWDAAYRAKNEAYLKNRENMTEKEIIQWKYQRYVKDYLRCVKSVDDSVGAVLDYLEEAGLADNTVVIYSSDQGWYLGEHGWFDKRWMYEESFKTPLLMRWPGVVKPGTTNNDMVSNLDFAETFLSIAGVEIPADMQGRSLVPIAKGQTPSDWRQSFYYHYYENPGAHNVARHFGVTNGRHKLIHFYALEGESLDDWELFDLDKDPNELHSVYGDPAYASIQSSLLEELHRLQQEYAVGDDR encoded by the coding sequence ATGACGAAACCCGCCTTGCTTGCCGTCTCATTCGGCTGTCTCGCTTCCCTGTTCGCACAAGCCGCCGATCCGCCCAATATTGTCTTTATCTTTACGGATGATCACTGCGAGCAGGCTCTCAGTGCCTATGATCCGGCTCGGGTCACGACGCCGAATTTGGACCGGATTGCGGCGGACGGGATGCGATTCGATCGCTGCTACGTGACCAACTCGATTTGCGGACCCTCGCGAGCGGTCATCCAAACTGGCAAGTACAGCCATTTGAACGGATTTCGCACCAATCGTGGTCGATTCAACGGGGATCAGCAAACGTTTCCCAAGTTGCTCAAAGCGAATGGGTACCAAACGGCCATCGTTGGAAAATGGCATCTTGGCAGCACCCCCCAAGGCTACGACTATTACGATGTCCTGAAAGGCCAAGGCCCCTACTACAATCCGCCGATGATCACGGCGGGGGACGATGGAAATCCGGTCACCCGTCGTCATACCGGCTACACGACCGAGATCATCACCGACAAATCGCTTGCGTGGCTCAAAGAAAAACGTGACCCGAACAAACCCTTCATGTTGATGTGCCAACACAAGGCGCCCCATCGAAATTGGATGCCAGCACCCAAGTACCTCAACTGGCTGGATGATGTGACGATTCCGGAACCCGAAACCCTCTGGGATGACTATTCCGGCCGTACCCAATCGGCGTCACGACAGGCGATGACCGTCAAGGAGCATCTGACATCGAATGACCTAAAGTTGACCGGTCATTCGTCGATGAATCCCGATCAGATCAAGGTTTGGGACGCGGCTTACCGTGCAAAGAACGAAGCGTACTTGAAGAACCGCGAGAACATGACCGAGAAGGAAATCATCCAGTGGAAGTACCAGCGCTATGTAAAAGACTACCTTCGCTGTGTCAAAAGCGTCGACGACAGTGTCGGTGCAGTGCTCGACTACTTGGAGGAAGCCGGATTGGCTGACAACACCGTCGTGATCTACAGCAGTGACCAAGGGTGGTACTTGGGCGAACATGGTTGGTTTGACAAGCGGTGGATGTACGAAGAATCGTTCAAAACTCCACTGCTGATGCGCTGGCCAGGCGTCGTGAAGCCAGGCACAACGAATAACGACATGGTCTCGAATCTCGATTTCGCAGAAACGTTTTTGAGTATCGCGGGCGTCGAGATTCCGGCCGACATGCAAGGCCGCAGTTTGGTCCCGATTGCCAAGGGTCAAACGCCGAGCGATTGGCGTCAATCGTTCTACTACCACTACTACGAGAACCCAGGTGCGCATAACGTTGCGAGACACTTTGGAGTCACGAACGGGCGACACAAGTTGATCCATTTCTATGCACTCGAGGGAGAATCACTGGACGATTGGGAACTGTTCGATTTGGACAAAGATCCCAACGAGCTCCACAGTGTTTATGGCGATCCTGCGTACGCGAGCATCCAATCGTCGCTGCTCGAGGAATTGCATCGACTTCAACAAGAGTATGCCGTTGGCGACGACCGCTAA